The Lolium rigidum isolate FL_2022 chromosome 1, APGP_CSIRO_Lrig_0.1, whole genome shotgun sequence region CATCATTCAGAAGAACGCGGGTCATTACCTACCTACTAAATCGGAACATTCCAAATCGTTATGTGTCAGGTTGATTATTCTGAGCTTACCATCACCACCTCTACAGATGACCGCCCTAGAATCCCCAACATTCGCCACCACGAGGCGATCCCCTACAAGGATCGCGGTGGAAGCCGTCGACCCCGCGTCCCGATTGTGGGTGGTATCGGCTTTCAGGAGTTCCGAATCCGTGCGGGTGAAAGTTTCAGCTGCAAGAGAATTTTCGGCGATTAAACCTCAATGTTCAGTTAAGCACTACTATGTTCTACAATGTGATTTGTTCAGTGTTATATTTTGTTCAGGAAGATGTATAATACCAATAGCAGACTTGGTGTCGGTGAAGAACTTCGGGTGCTTGATTAAGTTGCTGAACAGGTTTTGCTTGACAAACTCTGCTGCCCGAGCTCCACCATGACCTGCAGAGATGAAACACTCCTAGCGATTAGCAAACGCTACTGCGGTCATTAGCAAAGTTCGGACTTCAAAAACGGAACAGTCCTAGCAATTAGCAGACTTGATCTCTGTCTGTCTGAAGTCTGAATCTACAACAATTGTTACTGTATGGTGACTACTTTCTTCGAGTCCAGAAACCAACTTACCATCGAAGACACCGAACAATCCAACGGTCTCACCATCGACACCATCAATTCTGGTCTCATGGAAGTCCTCCATGGACGATCTCTTCCCGAGACAGCTAGCATACCCGTAGCTGAATTTGCCATTTTCACTGCCATGATAAACAACATATACATACATGTGTGAGCAACATTTGCCAGGAACTCGGCCGTGGAGACGTCATTGAAGACAAGCATGCAAGACTGTCTTTCCTAGCAAGATGATGATGCATGAAAAGTAAACATGGCACGCGGCACGCCGGAGGCGGCGAAGGCGATGCCCGGTGCAACAAGTATACTCATCAAAGCGAACGCACGAAAGCAAGGCAGAATTGTGAGGTGAACACATGGTACCTGAACCCGCCGCCACTGACAGGCCTGCCATCACCGGAAGGCGCCATCGGTCGAGGACAACGGCCGGATTCCTCTTCACCGTACGTCCCGCCACCAACAGAGAAGCCGGTAATGGCAGCTAGCGACGAGGGCAAAAGAAGAACCAATCGCCCTGGGAGCCTTTCTGTGATCTAAATAAGGATTTAGACAGGGTGGAGGCAGAAACGATGAGCTCGTGCGCGTTACGGATGGTCGGTGCCGAGGCTGTTCCGCGCTTCTCGTGTAAATAAGGAGGACGACGGCAGCTGGACAGATGAAAGAGAAATGCAGAGCTCGTGGGTCTAAACATGGAGGCGTGGCGGGAGCGATGCGGTGGCGGGGAGAGGAATTCGCGGGCCACGATGGGCGGTGGCGTGCGGGGTGCGTGGCGGCACGGCAGAGGAGGCGAGGCCGATGCCGTGGACGCGCCGGGATGGCCCCGTAGAGGCGACGGCTTTTCTTGGATCTCTCGCATCCTCATCATCGTCTGCGCCTCCTCGTGTTGGCTTTGGCTTCGTCAGGGATCTGCGTCCCTCCATCAGTCGGCAAGGCTGGGACGGCGTCATGGAAACGAATCGAATCGACATTGTTGGCGGCGCTACGTGGATCAGTTCGCGGACAGGGCGCGTGGCGCTGGGCTCGTATGGGGGAGCGGCGCGTGTGCACCGGCCTGGCTCTACCGGTGCAGTACACGTTGCGGTGCCCATAGTAGTCCTGGCCTGACCGGTTCGTCTATGCGTCGTGTTGGCTTTTCTCTCGGAATCCACACACGAACGTATGCACGCCATGTTTTAGGAACACCTTCGAAAGACTCGGTAAAATACTGGTCTAACGAATCTTTAGTTTGATATAAAATTGTTAAACGCATCTCATTATCGATGAAAACGTTTGCTCCTACTACTAAAAAATATTCTATATTCTATTTAGTTAAGGTAAGACCAATGAAAAGTCATGTGATACCTTTCTAAGAGAGAAAGGTCATTGGAGTCAAGTCTATTACTCGTAGTGGCCACTATGATTTACAATCTTTAGATACGAGCGCGCGACTATCTCATCATCCATCATCCAAGCCCGTAGAGATCCGTATTCCCGTCTGTCATGTGCATTTCTTTTTTTGGAAAATGGCTTCAAAATTAATAACACATctaacttatttccttcctcactcCTGTGAACCCCGCGAGAGCGCGCCAGATAGCACACACCAGTTGGTGGCCATGCCCCGATCATCGTGAACAACAATGCCTAGTCGAACAACATTGGCGGTGGCACTGGATACTCCTCCCGGCAGCAACCACATGACAATGTTTGGCCCATGTCTTCACGACACTCTGACAACAATCTCGTGGTCGGAGAACACAATCACTTGTGTGCCACACAATGTGGCCATGACAACAAACCCCTCGTCTCCCGGCGTCGGTTCTCGCAACCAGTAGCCACCCCGGCCACCGCGAGGTGTATTGCTACCTCTAGAACTCTTGTGACGTGCAACTCCACAGAATGTGGGGATGAGCGGAAGGAGATCTTTGGCAGTCGATTGCCTGTCCTATATATCTTCGGCAAAGGAAGATGGAGGCGAGGGAATCAACAACGGAGAGCGAGGGACGACAACAAGCAAAAAATAGTTTGGAGGTGAGGATTCTTGGCGTGTCGACACGATTACTTCAACAAGGAGGTAGAGGACGGGAAGTAGGATCTTGATGGCTCGTGAAAATGACCACTTTATCTCCATCCAAACTAGGATATTTCCTTACAGTATGAAGCAAATATCTTGCTAGACCCACTAATAAGTTCTAATCGATGTCAAGGTGTGCAAATCCCTTTCTTTATTTGTTGTATGACAAAAATAGATGTATTTACCAAGATATCAAAGGAAACTGATGAAGAATTATGAGTTGGGGATGTCACCAAGCCAACCAGGGTCCAGAGCTGAGTCGTAGAAGACTTAACGACCACTGGTACGGTCAGGACCGCCCGTACGGCCAGACAGTACCTAGTGACAGTGGGATAGCCTTGTCAAACCCCAGTAGAAATTGTGAAGACATCCAGGCCGTTTGAGGAATACACAGAGAGAAAAACCGCATTTTGTCGCCTTAGTTAGATCAAATCTCTACCAAAGCCTCGTCGACGCCGCCATCAACTTCatcgcatcatcatcatcatcatcatcatcgttatcatctccatcatctttcCTCTAGTTGTAATCTTGTTTCATTCGTGATTGGTGGTATTATAAGACTAATCATCATTAATCTATTCAAGATTTATAATACATTATTTATAATTGTTGATctaattatgtgtgagtagtcctcttaGGCTATGGGTTTAGGCCTAGACTTGCAACATTATGTGCATATAATTACTCATGGGGTAATGTGCAATATGAAAGTAGAGATCCATTTCCAGTCTTCGATCTTTTTTATCTCGGTCTTGAAGGTTTGACAAGTATCCGAACCAGAGCGGCCGATAAAGTTACTAAGGTTTGAGTAAAGTTCATTGCATGATTCGATGGCATGCTCAAGTGACGACATTGGGTCGATAGTGTGGTTATCATGTAGGGAGTAATGATGACGCCATCAAATTTAAGGCTATTGTGCGATCTATCTTAATACCAAGACTCCAGATGTTGTGTTGGAACTCAGGGTGGACAATTGATCTGTAAAAACTCTGGCCTACGGAATTAGTGTGCTCATTAGGACGCCTCGCCCATGTTATGATGCATCTTTTCCTTGATATATATATTGTTACGTGTGAGTTTTACTTTATATTCTAAATCTCATCTATGAATTCATAAGTACAGGTGAAACCGCAATCTCAAGCCTATCTCCAACCATTGATACACAAACAACCAAAGAAAACCATTGATCTAGTAAAACAAGAGTTAAGTAAAAACCTAGAAGTCTTGTTCGACTCATGTTCACCAAAAACAATCTTCCCGTGGATTCTATAAACCTAGGTCTCTAGGGAAAAAAAGCTTCAATACTACAAGATCGGTGAAAGTCACCGCTGGTTTCCATATTTCAAGGTAAGCAACACTTTGTACGACTGATTTACACATTTGTGCATCATTTTTGAGTGAATGTTCATGTACATTATTATTGGAGAACTTTGTGCTCTTCATTTTTGTAGAGCACAACACTGTGTTCATGTCGGCACAGTAGGTGACTGCACCGC contains the following coding sequences:
- the LOC124661918 gene encoding probable protein phosphatase 2C 59, translating into MAPSGDGRPVSGGGFSENGKFSYGYASCLGKRSSMEDFHETRIDGVDGETVGLFGVFDGHGGARAAEFVKQNLFSNLIKHPKFFTDTKSAIAETFTRTDSELLKADTTHNRDAGSTASTAILVGDRLVVANVGDSRAVICRGGDAIAVSRDHKPDQTDERQRIEDAGGFVMWAGTWRVGGVLAVSRAFGDKLLKQYVVADPEIKEEVVDSSLEFLILASDGLWDVVTNEEAVAMVKPIVDSQEAAKKLLVEATQRGSADNITCVVVRFLDQQPSPTTTTASTDRPS